A window of the Rhizobium sp. CB3090 genome harbors these coding sequences:
- the nodB gene encoding chitooligosaccharide deacetylase NodB, with protein MTHLDCLYEMPDACAEAIDQPSIYLTFDDGPHPFCTPEVLDVLAQHQVPATFFVIGTYAAERPKLIQRMIAEGHKVANHTMTHPDLSNCSASEIEHEISEASRAIRTACPQASVQYMRAPYGSWTQDVLSVSASAGLAAVHWSVDPLDWSRPGVDAIVDAVLASIRPGAIVLLHDGCPPSEAEPSTDSSLRHHTIMALSRIIPVVRDRGFVIRSLPQHH; from the coding sequence ATGACGCACCTCGATTGCTTATACGAAATGCCCGATGCGTGCGCTGAAGCTATCGATCAGCCGAGCATCTATCTGACGTTTGACGACGGACCTCATCCCTTCTGTACGCCGGAGGTCCTCGATGTGCTGGCGCAACATCAGGTGCCCGCAACCTTCTTCGTTATCGGAACTTACGCGGCCGAGCGGCCGAAACTCATCCAACGAATGATCGCAGAAGGGCACAAGGTCGCCAATCACACGATGACCCACCCGGACCTGTCCAATTGCAGCGCCAGCGAAATAGAACATGAGATATCCGAGGCGAGCAGGGCTATCAGGACTGCATGTCCGCAGGCGTCGGTGCAATACATGCGCGCTCCCTATGGGAGCTGGACCCAAGACGTTCTTTCCGTGTCGGCGAGCGCAGGGTTGGCGGCCGTCCACTGGTCGGTGGACCCCCTAGACTGGTCTCGTCCTGGCGTCGATGCGATTGTCGATGCAGTGCTCGCCTCTATTCGTCCCGGGGCAATCGTGCTCTTGCACGATGGATGCCCTCCAAGCGAGGCAGAGCCGAGCACAGATAGCAGTCTGCGCCATCATACCATCATGGCACTCTCTCGCATCATCCCAGTCGTGCGCGACCGCGGATTTGTAATCCGCTCGCTTCCTCAACATCACTGA
- the repC gene encoding plasmid replication protein RepC: protein MEDITTCQRPVGRKITPQRAEFRRLAKSAEIGMVTRAQLAVLAQNLTCTGLINGTESHLLLILINTAPADAFEKSGRPIVFKSNRQLAFEVGRSVGRVSRMLSRLFDLGLITMQDSGNYKRYPIRNSDGDITDGCGVDLRILILRYGDLNRLVKDIRAEKKATEAALRRYRGALRNIRYALAVAGDVSATVRQRVADRVERISNYIGIAAKASNRMLRRATFLLEWSMDRLMHLDPRPQDQLGAVKTTCLRVENDMQKQTTLPYQSERSNVREGWAHVGQHSFPKADAASRSAFAHTATRRPGSVSEREPQRQALLALKDILRATPALGELGCTPKNFQELVRLTPMLCRFAGISEDARRGAVATMGERQAAVAVAVTLEKANRREVSSPGGYLRAMAERAAAGRLHLTRSVFGLAARRDLEESTRIAGQT from the coding sequence ATGGAAGATATAACCACCTGCCAGCGGCCGGTCGGCCGTAAGATCACGCCTCAAAGGGCCGAATTCCGCCGCTTGGCAAAATCGGCAGAAATCGGAATGGTGACACGTGCCCAATTGGCGGTGCTTGCTCAAAACCTGACCTGCACAGGCCTGATAAATGGAACGGAAAGCCATCTGTTGCTGATATTGATCAACACCGCCCCCGCCGATGCTTTCGAAAAGTCGGGGCGGCCAATAGTGTTCAAATCGAACCGACAATTGGCGTTTGAGGTCGGGCGTTCAGTCGGTCGGGTCAGTCGAATGCTCTCCAGGCTTTTCGATCTGGGTTTGATCACGATGCAGGACAGTGGAAACTATAAGCGATATCCTATCAGAAACAGTGATGGCGACATAACAGACGGATGCGGGGTCGACCTTCGAATACTGATCCTGCGATATGGCGACCTTAATCGCCTCGTAAAAGATATCCGAGCGGAGAAGAAGGCGACCGAAGCCGCGTTGCGACGATATCGCGGCGCGTTGCGCAATATCCGTTATGCCCTCGCCGTTGCCGGTGATGTAAGTGCGACGGTGCGCCAACGCGTCGCCGACCGCGTCGAGCGCATCAGTAATTATATCGGAATTGCGGCCAAAGCGTCCAACCGGATGCTGCGTCGTGCGACTTTCCTTCTTGAATGGTCTATGGACCGACTGATGCACCTTGACCCGCGACCTCAAGACCAACTGGGGGCAGTTAAAACGACATGCTTACGTGTCGAAAACGACATGCAGAAACAGACTACACTTCCCTATCAATCAGAACGTAGTAATGTTCGAGAGGGTTGGGCTCATGTCGGACAACACAGTTTTCCAAAAGCCGACGCCGCCAGCAGATCGGCTTTTGCACATACCGCGACGCGTCGACCAGGCTCAGTCAGTGAGCGGGAGCCTCAGCGGCAGGCTCTACTTGCGCTTAAGGATATCTTGCGGGCGACACCGGCGCTCGGGGAGCTTGGATGCACCCCAAAAAACTTCCAGGAGCTTGTTCGTCTGACTCCGATGTTGTGCCGTTTCGCCGGGATCTCAGAGGATGCCCGTCGCGGCGCCGTCGCGACAATGGGCGAAAGACAAGCAGCAGTGGCGGTGGCAGTTACTCTTGAAAAAGCAAATCGGAGGGAGGTCAGTTCGCCTGGGGGATATCTGCGCGCAATGGCCGAGCGCGCAGCCGCGGGCCGATTACATCTTACCCGCTCGGTCTTCGGTCTGGCGGCTCGCCGCGACCTTGAGGAAAGCACTCGAATCGCCGGGCAAACTTAA
- the fixJ gene encoding response regulator FixJ, whose product MKTTDYTIHIVDDEEPVRKSFAFMLATNGYAVKVHQSGALFLSFAPSIHNGILVTDLRMPEMSGIDLIRQLSVKKISIPSIVISGHGNVPMAVEAMKAGAVDFIEKPCQDAVIIEAIERASDHLHVFDTNADEILAIQARVQTLSERERQVLLAVVAGLPNKSIAHDLNISRRTVEVHRARVMAKMRAKSLPHLVRMAVAVADGPF is encoded by the coding sequence ATGAAAACAACTGACTATACGATCCATATTGTCGATGACGAAGAGCCGGTGCGCAAATCGTTTGCCTTCATGCTGGCCACGAACGGCTATGCCGTCAAGGTGCATCAATCGGGCGCCTTATTTCTTTCCTTTGCCCCGAGCATCCACAACGGAATTCTTGTTACGGATCTCAGAATGCCTGAGATGTCGGGTATCGATCTCATCCGTCAGCTTAGTGTGAAAAAGATCTCGATTCCGTCAATCGTAATCAGCGGACATGGCAATGTGCCCATGGCAGTTGAGGCGATGAAAGCCGGTGCAGTCGACTTCATAGAGAAACCCTGCCAGGATGCCGTTATCATCGAGGCGATCGAACGAGCGTCGGACCATTTACATGTTTTTGACACTAACGCCGACGAGATCCTCGCCATTCAAGCGCGCGTCCAAACCTTGAGCGAGAGGGAGCGCCAAGTGCTTCTTGCCGTCGTGGCCGGCCTTCCGAACAAGTCGATCGCACATGATCTGAATATTAGCCGCCGCACGGTGGAGGTTCATCGCGCCCGCGTCATGGCGAAAATGAGAGCGAAAAGCCTCCCGCATCTCGTCCGTATGGCTGTTGCGGTAGCGGATGGACCCTTCTAG
- a CDS encoding NodA family N-acyltransferase produces MRSKVRWRLCWENELELVEHVELADFFRMTYGPTGAFNAKPFEGSRSWAGARPELRLIGYDANGVAAHMGLLRRFIKVGTTDQLVGELGLYGVRRDLEGLGLGHSIHAMLPVLQELAVPFAFGTVRPALQKHVERFGRHGPLTILSGIRVRSTLPEARLDKPPTRIEDALVIVLPIGRSMSDWPTGTTIDRNGPEL; encoded by the coding sequence ATGCGCTCAAAGGTGCGGTGGAGACTGTGCTGGGAAAACGAGTTGGAACTCGTCGAGCATGTCGAGCTCGCCGACTTCTTTCGGATGACCTATGGGCCAACCGGGGCCTTTAATGCAAAACCATTCGAGGGCAGTCGAAGCTGGGCGGGAGCAAGGCCCGAACTTCGCCTCATCGGCTATGATGCTAATGGTGTCGCGGCTCATATGGGCTTGCTACGCCGATTTATAAAAGTTGGCACAACCGATCAGTTAGTGGGGGAGCTCGGACTATATGGCGTACGTCGGGATCTCGAGGGGTTAGGGCTCGGGCATTCTATCCACGCCATGCTTCCGGTATTGCAGGAGCTCGCCGTCCCGTTTGCATTCGGCACGGTTCGGCCCGCCTTGCAAAAACATGTTGAGAGGTTCGGCCGACACGGTCCGCTGACGATTTTGTCGGGCATTCGCGTGCGGTCAACTCTCCCAGAGGCGCGCCTCGACAAGCCGCCCACGCGCATCGAAGACGCGCTTGTTATCGTGCTGCCGATTGGTCGGTCCATGTCCGATTGGCCTACTGGCACGACGATTGATCGGAACGGGCCAGAGCTATGA
- a CDS encoding LysR family transcriptional regulator, whose amino-acid sequence MRFKGLDLNLLVALDALMTERNLTAAARSIHLSQPAMSAAVARLRVYFEDELFTMNGRELVLTPRAEGLVSAVREALLYIQLSIISWEPFDPFQSDRRFKVSLSDFLTLVFMEKVVKRAAREAPGVSFEFLPLADDYDELLRRGEVDFVILPEVFMPTGHPRAKLFDETLVCVGCRTNQELSQPLTFDRYMSMGHVAAKFGNSRRPSIEEWYLLEHGFKRRIEVVVQGFSMILPVLSNTNRIATVPLRLAQHFARILPLRIMDLPLPLPPFIEAVQWPALQNSDPASLWMRGILLQEASRLALPSEEH is encoded by the coding sequence ATGCGTTTTAAAGGACTGGACTTAAATCTTCTTGTTGCGCTGGACGCATTGATGACGGAGCGTAATCTTACGGCCGCGGCACGCAGCATCCACCTCAGCCAGCCGGCGATGAGTGCCGCTGTTGCCCGATTACGTGTCTATTTCGAGGATGAACTGTTTACGATGAATGGTCGTGAACTTGTCCTGACACCGCGTGCGGAAGGGCTCGTTTCGGCCGTCCGTGAAGCTTTGCTGTATATTCAGCTCTCCATCATTTCCTGGGAGCCGTTTGACCCTTTTCAATCGGATCGCCGTTTCAAGGTCAGCCTTTCCGATTTCCTCACACTCGTGTTTATGGAAAAGGTCGTGAAGCGTGCTGCGCGGGAAGCCCCAGGCGTGAGCTTCGAATTTCTGCCCCTCGCCGATGACTATGACGAGCTTCTGCGCCGTGGCGAAGTCGATTTTGTCATTCTCCCGGAAGTGTTCATGCCAACTGGGCATCCTCGAGCGAAACTGTTCGATGAGACACTCGTTTGCGTGGGCTGTCGCACTAACCAAGAGCTATCACAGCCGCTTACATTCGATAGATACATGTCCATGGGGCATGTCGCGGCCAAATTCGGGAATTCACGAAGGCCCTCAATCGAAGAATGGTATTTGCTCGAACACGGTTTCAAGCGACGTATCGAGGTCGTCGTGCAGGGCTTCAGCATGATCCTGCCCGTTCTGTCCAATACCAATCGCATAGCGACCGTGCCGTTGCGACTGGCGCAACATTTCGCCAGAATTCTGCCTCTTCGCATCATGGACCTTCCACTGCCACTTCCCCCATTCATAGAGGCCGTTCAATGGCCTGCGCTTCAAAACAGTGATCCGGCAAGCCTGTGGATGCGCGGGATCTTATTGCAGGAAGCATCGCGCCTTGCCTTACCGTCCGAAGAGCATTGA
- a CDS encoding helix-turn-helix transcriptional regulator gives MTGPSLKQWIKELGLQQVVDPRIDKPVYRKPFDGRIALSAELEEQICTSLRGARDRRKLPRSKLAPLLGLSEQVYGRYENKVSRLTVCRLIHLCEVLDATPEEIIAPAAPHLWGGTEAKAVLLLASIEKLRTFDEETLRDVFSLLGRIGETCGENDGQAADDPECRNAVEIAIGNQINGSK, from the coding sequence ATGACAGGTCCATCTTTGAAGCAATGGATTAAAGAACTCGGTTTACAGCAGGTCGTTGACCCACGCATAGACAAACCAGTCTATCGGAAGCCCTTTGACGGGCGAATTGCGCTTAGCGCGGAACTGGAAGAACAGATCTGCACCAGTCTTCGCGGCGCCCGCGACAGACGAAAACTGCCTCGCTCGAAACTGGCGCCCTTGCTTGGTCTCAGCGAACAGGTTTACGGTCGCTACGAAAATAAAGTCTCCCGTCTGACGGTGTGCCGGCTGATTCATCTCTGTGAGGTTCTGGACGCCACTCCGGAGGAAATTATCGCGCCAGCAGCACCCCATCTGTGGGGTGGGACCGAAGCCAAAGCGGTTCTGCTATTGGCATCAATCGAAAAATTGAGGACTTTCGACGAAGAGACTTTGCGGGATGTGTTCAGCTTGTTAGGTCGCATAGGCGAGACCTGCGGCGAAAATGATGGCCAGGCGGCGGACGACCCTGAATGCCGCAATGCTGTCGAAATCGCAATCGGAAACCAAATTAACGGCAGCAAATGA
- a CDS encoding helix-turn-helix domain-containing protein, which yields MHPKLMPAAQTSITPAKIVGPQIPGAHLVVTYERGQEIYAQGGNVEKCYQVSAGAVRICRILPNGGRQVVSFHVAGEMFGLEAGAQHRYFAEALALTRIVAFEQGPAQHHLPELLAFALEAMERAQEHLLLIGRQSAIERVAVFLLDLCERLGGTRQFRLAMSRQDIADYLALTIETVSRAMSELKEQSIISLRHARMVDIRKPEALRSLSGHVARLS from the coding sequence ATGCATCCCAAATTAATGCCTGCAGCACAGACTTCGATCACGCCGGCGAAAATTGTGGGGCCGCAAATTCCGGGAGCGCACCTCGTCGTGACATATGAGCGCGGCCAAGAGATATACGCCCAGGGCGGGAACGTCGAAAAGTGCTATCAGGTTTCTGCCGGAGCTGTTCGGATATGTCGTATCCTTCCCAACGGGGGGAGGCAGGTCGTTTCCTTCCATGTCGCGGGGGAAATGTTCGGCTTGGAAGCCGGCGCTCAGCATCGCTATTTTGCCGAAGCGCTCGCCCTGACAAGGATAGTCGCGTTTGAACAGGGCCCTGCCCAGCATCATTTGCCGGAACTCCTTGCGTTTGCTCTTGAAGCTATGGAACGCGCTCAGGAACACCTTCTGCTTATCGGACGGCAGTCTGCGATTGAACGGGTCGCAGTATTTTTGCTGGATCTCTGCGAGCGCCTGGGAGGCACACGACAGTTTAGATTGGCCATGTCGCGGCAGGACATTGCAGACTATCTCGCCTTGACCATCGAGACGGTATCGCGTGCCATGAGCGAGTTGAAGGAGCAAAGCATAATCAGCCTGCGACATGCGCGAATGGTCGACATTAGGAAGCCCGAGGCACTTCGTTCGCTCTCGGGCCATGTTGCCCGACTATCTTAG
- a CDS encoding DUF982 domain-containing protein produces MTLQWWTLPVTIEPPRVGQYLIINSADKAAEYMLEEWPGNQAGKFFDQAKQALIDAHDGKISADEARRAFLAEAEEAGYRSLINADAAENARKYGGFPAAFFWKAARVGTLLNRPVSPHGAFRFLRNIAKPRRTVMMDLLQSARRLSVICCR; encoded by the coding sequence ATGACACTACAATGGTGGACGCTGCCAGTGACGATCGAACCGCCCCGGGTTGGCCAATATCTTATCATAAACAGTGCGGACAAGGCAGCAGAATACATGTTGGAAGAGTGGCCGGGAAACCAAGCCGGTAAGTTCTTTGACCAAGCCAAACAAGCACTCATTGATGCGCATGATGGCAAAATCTCTGCCGACGAAGCGCGGCGAGCATTCTTGGCTGAAGCCGAAGAAGCTGGATACCGTTCTTTAATCAATGCTGACGCGGCTGAAAACGCGCGTAAGTATGGCGGTTTCCCTGCCGCGTTTTTTTGGAAGGCGGCGAGAGTAGGAACGCTCCTGAATCGGCCGGTTTCACCGCATGGCGCCTTCCGTTTCCTGCGCAACATCGCAAAGCCCAGAAGAACCGTCATGATGGATCTACTCCAATCGGCGCGACGTCTTTCCGTCATTTGCTGCCGTTAA
- the hemN gene encoding oxygen-independent coproporphyrinogen III oxidase, with translation MRSALVEKYGDERLPRYTSYPTSPCFSTNVDDNTYENWLTAGALEKAASLYVHIPFCPSICWYCGCHTTNARGSRPIVDYLRMLREEVRLVSAKTGAPVRIDHLHFGGGTPTIMGPKKMFELVELLHKHFEFTGSTQIALEIDPRTLDQEMAMVLGEAGVHRASIGVQTFDATVQRAINRIQSKEQTMKAVFQLRRARIASINFDLMYGLPNQTVQSCIETTKAAIEMEPDRFAVFGYAHVPSFKKHQQLIDEAALANAQSRISQAKAISEHLVAAGYRRIGIDHFARPHDSLAAAQTNGQLHRNFQGYTTDACETLIGLGSSAIGRTPGGYVQNEVLPNRYAKRIASGRLATTKGWRLSAEDRLRASIIERLMCDFQVDVPALAVTYGFEPRALLDGNTRLAVLESDGIIENAGGIIRLLEEGRFLIRAVAAAFDAYVRGPARRYSKTA, from the coding sequence ATGCGATCGGCACTTGTTGAAAAATACGGCGATGAGCGCCTGCCCCGCTACACCAGCTATCCGACCTCGCCGTGTTTCTCCACCAACGTCGACGATAACACTTATGAGAATTGGCTTACCGCTGGCGCGCTGGAGAAAGCGGCATCGCTTTACGTGCACATACCGTTTTGTCCATCGATATGCTGGTATTGCGGATGTCACACCACGAACGCGCGCGGCAGCCGCCCGATCGTCGACTATCTCAGAATGCTGCGCGAGGAAGTACGCCTTGTGTCCGCAAAGACCGGGGCACCGGTCAGGATCGACCATCTGCATTTTGGTGGAGGAACGCCAACGATCATGGGGCCGAAGAAAATGTTTGAGCTTGTTGAGCTTCTGCACAAGCACTTCGAGTTCACAGGTTCGACCCAAATCGCGTTGGAGATCGATCCGAGGACGCTAGATCAAGAGATGGCGATGGTTCTCGGGGAAGCAGGGGTGCACCGCGCTAGTATCGGGGTACAGACCTTTGATGCGACGGTCCAGAGGGCGATCAACCGCATCCAAAGCAAAGAACAGACAATGAAGGCGGTTTTTCAGCTGCGCCGGGCGCGCATCGCCAGCATCAATTTCGATCTTATGTATGGCCTGCCAAACCAGACGGTTCAATCCTGCATCGAGACGACCAAGGCAGCGATCGAGATGGAGCCTGACCGTTTCGCAGTCTTCGGTTATGCGCATGTACCGTCCTTCAAGAAGCATCAACAGCTGATCGACGAAGCCGCTCTCGCCAATGCGCAAAGCCGTATTTCCCAGGCAAAGGCAATTTCGGAACACCTTGTTGCGGCCGGCTACCGCCGCATCGGGATCGATCATTTTGCGAGGCCGCACGACAGCTTGGCAGCCGCGCAGACAAACGGGCAATTGCATCGCAACTTTCAGGGCTACACGACCGATGCCTGTGAGACGCTTATCGGCTTGGGTTCGTCAGCGATTGGCCGCACGCCAGGCGGCTATGTTCAAAACGAGGTGCTTCCCAATCGTTACGCCAAGCGGATCGCATCCGGACGTTTGGCCACAACGAAAGGCTGGCGCTTGTCGGCCGAGGATCGCCTGCGGGCAAGCATCATCGAGCGCCTGATGTGCGACTTTCAGGTCGACGTCCCGGCGTTGGCCGTCACATACGGTTTTGAGCCACGCGCGCTTCTCGACGGCAACACCAGGCTCGCGGTGCTCGAGAGCGACGGAATAATCGAAAACGCGGGCGGCATCATTCGTTTGCTAGAAGAAGGGCGCTTTTTGATCCGCGCCGTTGCAGCCGCTTTCGATGCCTATGTGAGGGGTCCTGCGCGCCGTTATAGCAAGACGGCCTGA
- a CDS encoding ATP-binding protein, whose translation MHSRGAGGLAWMFVRWRGRPIVAYSIVAAAPLGVLALRLALSQFTSDDLNLLPFIPAILIVAIVGGVKPIALAAGMSLGADVLVQRLHDGADPTVFELVSFGVAVLLIACLGEALQATRHAIIEREIAPTACTAHLTSILDKMPDATVITTRDGAIVFFNTAVLRQFGYAAQELVGANLRLLISDPYRADHGNHLQWQLGTGEKCVFEDQVVVGRRKNGSTFSLKFTVSRLESGGDLFFIAFLRDLTEREEAAAHQQRIEAELARLARLSEMGEMASALAHELNEPLSAIANYACGCTKLLSDMNNSVPTGMRNALEEIESQSLRAAKIIRHLREFVTTGETEKALENIRTLVEEAGVLALVGSRENGIRTVFEYVPGAEMVMVDRVQVEQVIINLMRNAIEAMRHVEHRELTIRTMPTQEGEVAVIVEDTGDGIPEEIAAELFEPFVTTKPTGMGVGLAISKRIVEAHGGEMTVSKNAAGGATFQFTLPAYAEGQTYENN comes from the coding sequence ATGCATTCACGAGGCGCTGGCGGGCTCGCTTGGATGTTCGTCCGGTGGCGGGGCAGACCGATCGTCGCCTATAGTATCGTTGCCGCTGCTCCATTAGGCGTTCTCGCACTGAGACTGGCCCTGTCGCAGTTCACTAGCGACGATCTTAACCTATTGCCGTTCATCCCTGCTATTCTCATAGTTGCAATCGTCGGCGGCGTAAAGCCGATTGCCCTCGCGGCCGGCATGTCGCTTGGTGCTGATGTCCTTGTTCAGCGGCTGCACGATGGGGCTGATCCGACGGTCTTTGAACTGGTTTCCTTTGGCGTCGCAGTGCTTCTGATTGCTTGTCTCGGAGAGGCGTTGCAGGCGACAAGACACGCCATCATCGAGAGGGAGATTGCCCCCACAGCCTGCACTGCGCATCTGACATCGATATTGGACAAAATGCCAGATGCGACGGTGATCACTACCCGCGATGGTGCAATTGTTTTCTTCAACACAGCCGTCTTGCGGCAGTTCGGGTATGCCGCACAAGAACTCGTTGGCGCGAACCTGCGACTGCTGATTTCTGACCCTTATCGTGCCGACCACGGTAACCATCTGCAATGGCAACTTGGAACCGGCGAAAAGTGCGTTTTCGAAGATCAAGTGGTTGTCGGACGCAGGAAGAACGGATCGACGTTTTCCCTCAAATTTACCGTGAGCCGGCTGGAATCGGGTGGTGACTTATTTTTCATCGCCTTCCTAAGAGACCTTACGGAGCGGGAAGAAGCTGCTGCTCACCAGCAGCGAATCGAGGCGGAATTGGCAAGATTGGCCCGCCTGAGCGAGATGGGCGAAATGGCATCCGCCCTTGCGCATGAGCTGAACGAACCGCTGTCGGCGATCGCAAATTATGCTTGCGGGTGTACGAAGCTCTTGAGCGACATGAACAACAGTGTCCCAACGGGCATGAGAAACGCTTTGGAGGAGATTGAAAGTCAGTCCCTTAGAGCGGCAAAAATTATCAGACATCTCAGAGAGTTCGTAACGACAGGTGAAACGGAAAAGGCCCTCGAAAACATTCGCACGCTGGTGGAGGAGGCAGGCGTTCTTGCGCTTGTCGGTTCCCGAGAAAACGGCATCAGGACTGTATTCGAATATGTGCCCGGCGCTGAGATGGTGATGGTCGATCGTGTTCAGGTCGAACAGGTCATCATCAATTTGATGCGAAACGCCATAGAAGCTATGCGCCACGTCGAGCATCGTGAGCTTACAATCCGCACGATGCCCACGCAGGAGGGTGAAGTCGCCGTTATTGTGGAAGACACCGGCGATGGCATTCCGGAGGAAATTGCCGCGGAGCTCTTCGAGCCATTCGTCACGACAAAACCAACTGGAATGGGTGTAGGCCTTGCGATCTCGAAACGTATTGTCGAGGCCCATGGAGGTGAAATGACAGTCTCGAAAAACGCGGCTGGCGGAGCTACTTTCCAGTTCACGCTTCCCGCCTATGCGGAAGGACAAACGTATGAAAACAACTGA
- a CDS encoding protein psiB, which translates to MKNIAYVLESDTALFRAVELQDGCSIAPIYDLIGSRLIEMIRFDDMHSLFLDEEALRDGLTAFTIFDGYPKPLAGKIVLVGGDGGQPYRSPLITIADAAARFQCCRPVLDPVFVTADDMTPKGLILAGALASLQVRIDRRSPMLEESATCENRGLIQ; encoded by the coding sequence ATGAAAAATATCGCGTACGTGTTAGAGTCGGACACCGCCCTTTTTCGGGCGGTTGAGCTTCAGGACGGATGCAGCATTGCTCCGATCTATGACTTGATTGGTAGCAGGCTGATCGAGATGATCCGCTTTGACGATATGCACTCGCTGTTCTTAGACGAAGAAGCGTTGCGTGATGGGCTAACCGCCTTTACGATCTTTGACGGCTATCCAAAGCCTCTGGCGGGGAAAATTGTCCTTGTGGGAGGCGACGGCGGACAGCCTTATCGTTCCCCATTGATCACGATTGCAGATGCGGCCGCACGTTTCCAATGTTGCCGGCCGGTGCTCGATCCAGTCTTTGTCACGGCTGACGATATGACGCCAAAGGGCCTTATACTTGCCGGGGCACTGGCAAGCTTGCAAGTCCGCATTGATCGTCGCTCTCCTATGCTCGAAGAGAGCGCAACTTGCGAAAACCGCGGCTTGATACAATAA
- a CDS encoding helix-turn-helix domain-containing protein, protein MTQDLESYKSSRGLVDTTDPEVDKPIYRKPGFDGNVATLGNMEELISAFLKKTREAEGLSRADLAPMLGLSTPVYGRYERAFSKMTVTRMIHLCEILGFMPIDMLYEAAPHLWGRTPEEAEDRLTLDRIIRTLPSDATRDLVRLLKRIMPQDSGS, encoded by the coding sequence GTGACGCAAGATCTAGAAAGTTACAAAAGTTCGAGAGGCCTGGTGGATACCACCGATCCGGAAGTCGACAAGCCGATCTACCGCAAGCCCGGTTTTGACGGGAACGTTGCGACATTAGGGAATATGGAAGAACTGATCAGCGCATTTTTAAAAAAAACGCGCGAGGCCGAAGGCCTCTCTCGCGCGGATCTTGCGCCAATGCTCGGCCTGTCGACACCCGTTTACGGACGTTACGAGCGGGCGTTTTCAAAAATGACGGTCACCCGAATGATCCATCTCTGTGAGATTCTCGGTTTCATGCCCATAGACATGCTCTATGAAGCGGCACCTCATCTTTGGGGGCGCACGCCTGAGGAAGCCGAGGATCGTCTCACTCTGGATCGAATTATCAGAACCCTTCCGAGCGACGCAACGCGCGATCTCGTTCGGCTGTTGAAGCGTATTATGCCCCAAGATAGCGGGAGCTGA